Proteins from one Escherichia coli genomic window:
- the dgoD gene encoding galactonate dehydratase — protein MKITNITTYRLPPRWMFLKIETDEGVVGWGEPVIEGRARTVEAAVHELGDYLIGQDPSRINDLWQVMYRAGFYRGGPILMSAIAGIDQALWDIKGKVLNAPVWQLMGGLVRDKIKAYSWVGGDRPADVIDGIKTLREIGFDTFKLNGCEELGLIDNSRAVDAAVNTVAQIREAFGNQIEFGLDFHGRVSAPMAKVLIKELEPYRPLFIEEPVLAEQAEYYPKLAAQTHIPLAAGERMFSRFDFKRVLEAGGISILQPDLSHAGGITECYKIAGMAEAYDVTLAPHCPLGPIALAACLHIDFVSYNAVLQEQSMGIHYNKGAELLDFVKNKEDFSMVGGFFKPLTKPGLGVEIDEAKVIEFSKNAPDWRNPLWRHEDNSVAEW, from the coding sequence ATGAAAATCACCAACATTACTACGTATCGTTTACCTCCCCGCTGGATGTTCCTGAAAATTGAAACTGATGAAGGCGTGGTCGGTTGGGGCGAGCCCGTGATCGAAGGCCGCGCCCGCACGGTGGAAGCGGCAGTTCACGAGCTGGGTGACTATTTGATTGGTCAGGATCCATCGCGCATCAATGACTTATGGCAAGTGATGTATCGCGCCGGATTTTATCGTGGCGGTCCGATTCTGATGAGCGCCATCGCCGGGATCGACCAGGCGTTATGGGATATCAAAGGTAAAGTGCTGAATGCGCCGGTCTGGCAATTGATGGGTGGCCTGGTTCGCGACAAAATTAAAGCCTACAGTTGGGTCGGTGGCGATCGTCCGGCGGATGTTATCGACGGCATTAAAACGCTACGCGAAATCGGCTTCGATACCTTCAAACTGAACGGTTGTGAAGAACTGGGATTGATTGATAACTCCCGCGCGGTAGATGCGGCGGTCAACACCGTGGCACAAATTCGTGAAGCTTTTGGCAATCAGATTGAGTTTGGTCTTGATTTCCACGGTCGCGTCAGCGCGCCGATGGCGAAAGTGCTGATTAAAGAACTGGAACCGTATCGCCCTCTGTTTATTGAAGAACCGGTGCTGGCGGAACAAGCCGAATACTACCCGAAACTGGCGGCACAAACGCATATTCCACTGGCGGCGGGTGAGCGCATGTTCTCACGCTTCGATTTTAAACGCGTGCTGGAAGCTGGCGGTATTTCGATTCTGCAACCGGATCTCTCCCACGCAGGCGGTATTACCGAATGCTACAAAATTGCCGGAATGGCGGAAGCCTATGACGTGACCCTTGCGCCGCACTGTCCGCTCGGCCCGATTGCACTGGCGGCTTGCCTGCATATCGACTTTGTTTCCTATAACGCGGTACTTCAGGAACAAAGTATGGGCATTCACTACAACAAAGGCGCGGAGTTACTCGACTTTGTGAAAAATAAAGAAGACTTCAGCATGGTCGGCGGCTTCTTTAAACCATTAACGAAACCGGGCTTAGGCGTGGAAATCGACGAAGCCAAAGTCATTGAGTTCAGTAAAAATGCCCCGGACTGGCGTAATCCGCTCTGGCGTCATGAAGATAACAGCGTAGCAGAGTGGTAA
- the dgoA gene encoding 2-dehydro-3-deoxy-6-phosphogalactonate aldolase translates to MQWQTKLPLIAILRGITPDEALAHVGAVIDAGFDAVEIPLNSPQWEQSIPAIVDAYGDKALIGAGTVLKPEQVDALARMGCQLIVTPNIHSEVIRRAVGYGMTVCPGCATATEAFTAIDAGAQALKIFPSSAFGPQYIKALKAVLPQDIPVFAVGGVTPENLAQWIDAGCAGAGLGSDLYRAGQSVERTVQQAAAFVKAYREAVQ, encoded by the coding sequence ATGCAGTGGCAAACTAAACTCCCGCTGATCGCCATTTTGCGCGGTATTACGCCCGACGAGGCGCTGGCGCATGTTGGCGCGGTGATTGACGCTGGGTTCGACGCGGTTGAAATCCCTCTGAATTCCCCACAATGGGAACAAAGCATTCCCGCCATCGTTGATGCGTATGGCGACAAGGCGTTGATTGGCGCAGGTACGGTACTGAAACCTGAACAGGTCGATGCGCTCGCCAGGATGGGCTGCCAGCTCATCGTTACGCCCAATATCCATAGTGAAGTGATCCGCCGCGCGGTGGGCTATGGCATGACCGTTTGCCCCGGCTGCGCGACGGCGACAGAAGCCTTTACCGCGATCGACGCGGGCGCGCAGGCGCTGAAAATATTCCCGTCATCGGCTTTTGGGCCGCAATACATCAAAGCGTTAAAAGCGGTATTACCGCAGGACATCCCGGTCTTTGCCGTAGGCGGTGTGACGCCAGAAAACCTGGCGCAGTGGATAGACGCAGGTTGTGCAGGGGCGGGCTTAGGCAGCGATCTCTATCGCGCCGGGCAATCAGTAGAACGCACCGTGCAGCAGGCAGCAGCATTTGTTAAGGCGTATCGAGAGGCAGTGCAATGA
- the dgoR gene encoding D-galactonate utilization transcriptional regulator DgoR, whose amino-acid sequence MTLNKTDRIVITLGKQIVHGKYVPGSPLPAEAELCEEFATSRNIIREVFRSLMAKRLIEMKRYRGAFVAPRNQWNYLDTDVLQWVLENDYDPRLISAMSEVRNLVEPAIARWAAERATSSDLAQIESALNEMIANNQDREAFNEADIRYHEAVLQSVHNPVLQQLSIAISSLQRAVFERTWMGDEANMPQTLQEHKALFDAIRHQDGDAAEQAALTMIASSTRRLKEIT is encoded by the coding sequence ATGACTCTCAATAAAACCGATCGCATAGTCATTACGCTGGGTAAACAGATCGTTCACGGCAAATACGTGCCAGGCTCGCCGCTTCCGGCCGAAGCGGAACTTTGTGAGGAGTTTGCAACCTCGCGCAACATCATCCGTGAGGTGTTTCGTTCGCTGATGGCGAAGCGGCTGATTGAAATGAAACGTTATCGCGGGGCGTTTGTGGCACCGCGTAACCAGTGGAATTACCTCGACACTGACGTACTGCAATGGGTGCTGGAAAACGACTACGACCCACGGCTTATCAGTGCAATGAGCGAAGTGCGAAATCTGGTGGAACCGGCGATTGCCCGTTGGGCGGCAGAGCGCGCGACTTCCAGCGATCTGGCGCAGATTGAATCAGCGCTGAACGAGATGATCGCCAACAATCAGGACCGCGAAGCGTTTAACGAAGCGGATATTCGCTATCACGAGGCGGTACTGCAATCAGTGCATAACCCGGTGTTACAGCAACTTAGCATTGCGATTAGTTCATTACAGCGGGCGGTTTTTGAACGAACCTGGATGGGCGATGAGGCCAACATGCCGCAAACGCTCCAGGAACATAAGGCGCTGTTTGATGCGATACGGCATCAGGACGGCGATGCGGCAGAGCAGGCGGCGCTTACCATGATCGCCAGCTCGACACGAAGGTTAAAGGAAATCACATGA
- the dgoK gene encoding 2-dehydro-3-deoxygalactonokinase: MTARYIAIDWGSTNLRAWLYQGDHCLDSRQSEAGVTRLNGKSPAAVLAEVTTDWREENTPVVMAGMVGSNVGWKVAPYLSVPARFSSIGEQLTSVGDNIWIIPGLCVSHDDNHNVMRGEETQLIGARALAPSSLYVMPGTHCKWVQADSQQINDFRTVMTGELHHLLLNHSLIGAGLPPQENSADAFAAGLERGLNAPAILPQLFEVRASHVLGTLPREQVSEFLSGLLIGAEVASMRDYVAHQHAITLVAGTSLTARYQQAFQSMGCEVTAVAGDTAFQAGIRSIAHAVAN, encoded by the coding sequence ATGACAGCTCGCTACATCGCAATTGACTGGGGATCGACCAATCTGCGCGCCTGGCTTTATCAGGGCGACCACTGCCTGGACAGCAGGCAATCAGAAGCAGGCGTTACGCGTCTGAACGGAAAATCTCCGGCTGCGGTGTTAGCAGAAGTGACGACCGACTGGCGTGAAGAGAATACGCCAGTGGTGATGGCAGGAATGGTTGGCAGCAATGTCGGCTGGAAAGTTGCGCCGTATTTATCTGTTCCTGCCCGTTTTTCGTCTATTGGCGAACAATTAACGTCTGTTGGCGACAATATCTGGATTATTCCCGGATTATGCGTTTCTCATGATGATAACCACAATGTGATGCGCGGCGAAGAAACACAATTGATCGGTGCGCGTGCTCTGGCTCCTTCCTCTCTTTATGTCATGCCCGGTACGCATTGCAAATGGGTGCAGGCCGATAGCCAGCAAATCAACGATTTTCGCACCGTGATGACCGGTGAATTACATCATTTACTGTTAAATCACTCATTGATTGGCGCAGGTTTACCGCCGCAGGAAAACTCTGCCGATGCCTTCGCGGCTGGCCTTGAGCGTGGTCTCAATGCGCCCGCCATATTGCCGCAGCTTTTTGAAGTTCGTGCCTCGCATGTGCTGGGAACACTTCCCCGTGAACAGGTCAGCGAATTTCTCTCTGGATTGTTGATTGGCGCAGAGGTCGCCAGTATGCGCGACTACGTGGCCCATCAACACGCCATCACCCTTGTCGCCGGAACATCGCTGACTGCACGCTACCAGCAAGCCTTTCAGTCGATGGGTTGCGAGGTGACGGCGGTGGCGGGCGACACGGCATTTCAGGCTGGTATAAGGAGCATCGCTCATGCAGTGGCAAACTAA
- the yidB gene encoding YidB family protein, protein MGLFDDVVGAFLKGDAGKYQAILSWVEEQGGIQVLLEKLQSGGLGAILSTWLSNQQGNQPVSGEQLESALGTNAVSDLGQKLGVDTSTASSLLAEQLPKIIDALSPQGEVSPQANNDLLSAGMELLKGKLFR, encoded by the coding sequence ATGGGGCTTTTTGATGATGTTGTCGGCGCCTTTCTGAAAGGCGATGCGGGGAAATATCAGGCTATTTTGAGTTGGGTTGAGGAACAGGGCGGCATTCAGGTGCTGTTGGAAAAACTGCAAAGTGGCGGCTTAGGTGCCATTCTCTCAACCTGGTTGAGTAATCAACAGGGCAATCAGCCGGTGAGTGGCGAGCAACTGGAGTCGGCGCTCGGCACAAATGCGGTGTCCGATCTCGGGCAAAAACTGGGTGTAGATACCAGTACGGCTTCCAGCTTGCTGGCAGAGCAACTGCCAAAGATTATTGATGCTCTCTCACCGCAGGGTGAAGTGTCACCACAAGCCAATAACGATCTGCTTTCCGCAGGCATGGAACTGCTGAAAGGGAAACTCTTCCGCTAA
- the cbrA gene encoding colicin M resistance lipid reductase CbrA gives MEHFDVAIIGLGPAGSALARKLASKMQVIALDKKHQHGTEGFSKPCGGLLAPDAQRSFIRDGLTLPVDVIANPQIFSVKTVDVAASLTRNYQRSYININRHAFDLWMKSLIPTSVEVYHDSLCRKIWREDDKWHVIFRADGWEQHITARYLVGADGANSMVRRHLYPDHQIRKYVAIQQWFAEKHPVPFYSCIFDNAITDCYSWSISKDGYFIFGGAYPMKDGQARFASLKDKMSAFQFQFGKAVKSEKCTVLFPSRWQDFVCGKDNAFLIGEAAGFISASSLEGISYALDSAEILRSVLLKQPEKSNAAYWRATRKLRLKLFGKIVKSQCLTAPALRKWIMRSGVAHIPQFKDYPTRFTSPTSRM, from the coding sequence ATGGAACATTTCGACGTGGCGATTATTGGCCTCGGCCCGGCAGGTTCGGCGTTGGCGCGAAAGTTAGCCAGCAAAATGCAGGTGATCGCGCTGGATAAAAAGCACCAGCATGGTACTGAAGGTTTCAGCAAGCCTTGTGGCGGTCTGCTGGCACCGGACGCGCAGCGATCTTTTATTCGCGATGGACTAACGCTTCCTGTCGATGTGATCGCCAATCCGCAGATTTTCAGCGTCAAAACCGTCGACGTCGCCGCATCGCTTACACGTAACTACCAGCGAAGCTATATCAATATTAATCGCCATGCTTTCGACTTATGGATGAAATCGCTCATTCCCACCAGCGTTGAGGTTTACCACGACAGCCTGTGCCGGAAAATCTGGCGCGAGGATGATAAATGGCATGTCATTTTTCGCGCAGACGGCTGGGAGCAACACATTACCGCCCGCTATCTGGTCGGTGCCGATGGTGCAAACTCGATGGTGCGGCGACATCTCTACCCGGATCATCAGATTCGTAAATATGTTGCTATCCAGCAGTGGTTCGCAGAGAAACATCCGGTGCCGTTCTACTCCTGCATCTTTGATAATGCGATAACTGACTGTTATTCATGGAGTATCAGCAAAGACGGTTATTTTATCTTTGGCGGTGCCTATCCAATGAAAGACGGCCAGGCGCGTTTCGCGTCGCTGAAAGACAAAATGAGCGCCTTTCAGTTCCAGTTTGGTAAGGCGGTAAAAAGCGAAAAATGCACGGTGCTGTTTCCCTCACGCTGGCAGGATTTTGTCTGCGGTAAGGACAACGCCTTTCTGATTGGTGAAGCGGCGGGATTTATCAGCGCCAGCTCACTGGAGGGGATTAGCTATGCGCTGGATAGCGCAGAGATTCTGCGTTCGGTGTTACTCAAACAACCGGAGAAGAGCAACGCCGCCTACTGGCGCGCCACCCGCAAACTGCGTTTAAAACTCTTCGGCAAAATAGTAAAAAGCCAATGCCTGACCGCACCGGCTTTACGAAAGTGGATTATGCGCAGTGGTGTGGCGCATATTCCACAGTTTAAAGATTATCCAACGCGCTTCACATCGCCCACCAGCAGGATGTAA
- the dgoT gene encoding MFS transporter: MVSGFAMPKIWRKLAMDIPVNAAKPGRRRYLTLVMIFITVVICYVDRANLAVASAHIQEEFGITKAQMGYVFSAFAWLYTLCQIPGGWFLDRVGSRVTYFIAIFGWSVATLFQGFATGLMSLIGLRAITGIFEAPAFPTNNRMVTSWFPEHERASAVGFYTSGQFVGLAFLTPLLIWIQEMLSWHWVFIVTGGIGIIWSLIWFKVYQPPRLTKGISKAELDYIRDGGGLVDGDAPVKKESRQPLTAKDWKLVFHRKLIGVYLGQFAVASTLWFFLTWFPNYLTQEKGITALKAGFMTTVPFLAAFVGVLLSGWVADLLVRKGFSLGFARKTPIICGLLISTCIMGANYTNDPMMIMCLMALAFFGNGFASITWSLVSSLAPMRLIGLTGGVFNFAGGLGGITVPLVVGYLAQGYGFAPALVYISAVALIGALSYILLVGDVKRVG, encoded by the coding sequence ATGGTGAGCGGCTTCGCTATGCCCAAAATCTGGAGAAAGCTCGCTATGGATATTCCCGTTAATGCAGCAAAACCGGGGCGTCGGCGTTATCTGACGCTGGTGATGATCTTTATTACGGTGGTCATTTGTTATGTTGACCGCGCTAACCTGGCCGTGGCTTCCGCCCATATTCAGGAAGAGTTCGGCATTACCAAAGCGCAAATGGGCTATGTATTTTCGGCCTTCGCCTGGCTTTATACCTTATGTCAGATCCCCGGCGGTTGGTTTTTAGATCGCGTAGGTTCTCGCGTGACTTATTTTATTGCGATATTTGGCTGGTCAGTGGCGACGTTATTCCAGGGCTTTGCCACGGGCTTAATGTCATTAATTGGTCTGCGTGCGATAACCGGTATTTTCGAAGCGCCCGCGTTCCCGACCAATAACCGGATGGTGACCAGCTGGTTCCCGGAACATGAACGCGCTTCTGCCGTGGGTTTTTATACGTCTGGTCAGTTTGTCGGTCTGGCGTTTCTGACTCCGCTGCTGATCTGGATTCAGGAAATGTTGAGCTGGCACTGGGTGTTCATTGTCACCGGCGGTATCGGCATTATCTGGTCGCTGATTTGGTTTAAGGTTTATCAGCCGCCGCGCCTGACCAAAGGCATTAGCAAAGCTGAACTGGATTACATTCGTGACGGCGGCGGTCTGGTGGATGGCGATGCGCCAGTGAAAAAAGAGTCGCGTCAGCCGCTAACAGCCAAAGACTGGAAACTGGTGTTCCATCGTAAACTGATCGGCGTCTATCTTGGGCAATTTGCGGTGGCTTCTACACTGTGGTTCTTCTTAACCTGGTTCCCGAACTATTTAACCCAGGAAAAAGGAATCACAGCGCTGAAAGCGGGCTTTATGACCACGGTGCCATTCCTTGCGGCGTTTGTTGGCGTCCTGCTCTCAGGCTGGGTCGCGGATCTGCTGGTACGTAAGGGCTTTTCACTGGGCTTTGCGCGTAAAACGCCGATTATCTGCGGTTTGCTGATCTCCACCTGCATTATGGGTGCTAACTACACCAACGATCCGATGATGATTATGTGCCTGATGGCGCTGGCATTCTTCGGCAACGGTTTTGCTTCGATTACCTGGTCGTTAGTCTCTTCTCTGGCACCGATGCGGCTGATTGGTTTAACCGGCGGCGTGTTTAACTTCGCCGGTGGTCTGGGCGGCATCACCGTTCCGCTGGTGGTAGGGTACCTGGCGCAGGGTTACGGTTTCGCGCCTGCACTGGTTTATATCTCCGCCGTCGCGTTGATTGGCGCGCTCTCTTACATCCTGCTGGTGGGCGATGTGAAGCGCGTTGGATAA
- the yidA gene encoding sugar-phosphatase, which translates to MAIKLIAIDMDGTLLLPDHTISPAVKNAIAAARARGVNVVLTTGRPYAGVHNYLKELHMEQPGDYCITYNGALVQKAADGSTVAQTALSYEDYRFLEKLSREVGSHFHALDRTTLYTANRDISYYTVHESFVATIPLVFCEAEKMDPNTQFLKVMMIDEPAILDQAIARIPQEVKEKYTVLKSAPYFLEILDKRVNKGTGVKSLADVLGIKPEEVMAIGDQENDIAMIEYAGVGVAMDNAIPSVKEVANFVTKSNLEDGVAFAIEKYVLN; encoded by the coding sequence ATGGCTATCAAACTCATTGCTATCGATATGGATGGCACCCTTCTGCTGCCCGATCACACCATTTCACCCGCTGTTAAAAACGCGATTGCCGCAGCTCGCGCCCGTGGCGTGAATGTCGTGCTAACGACGGGTCGCCCTTATGCAGGTGTTCACAACTACCTGAAAGAGCTGCATATGGAACAGCCGGGCGATTACTGCATTACTTATAACGGCGCGCTGGTACAGAAGGCCGCCGATGGTAGCACCGTGGCGCAAACCGCTCTGAGCTATGAAGACTACCGTTTCCTGGAAAAACTCTCTCGCGAAGTCGGTTCTCATTTCCACGCCCTGGACCGCACCACGCTGTACACCGCCAACCGTGATATCAGCTACTACACGGTGCATGAATCTTTCGTTGCCACTATTCCGCTGGTGTTCTGCGAAGCGGAGAAAATGGACCCCAATACTCAGTTCCTGAAAGTGATGATGATTGATGAACCCGCCATCCTCGACCAGGCCATTGCGCGTATTCCGCAGGAAGTGAAAGAAAAATACACTGTGCTGAAAAGTGCGCCGTACTTCCTCGAAATCCTCGATAAACGCGTTAACAAAGGTACGGGTGTGAAATCACTGGCCGACGTGTTAGGCATTAAGCCGGAAGAAGTCATGGCGATTGGCGATCAGGAAAACGACATCGCAATGATTGAATATGCAGGTGTTGGTGTGGCAATGGATAACGCTATTCCTTCGGTGAAAGAAGTGGCGAACTTTGTCACCAAATCCAACCTGGAAGATGGCGTGGCGTTTGCTATTGAGAAGTATGTGCTGAATTAA